The Salminus brasiliensis chromosome 4, fSalBra1.hap2, whole genome shotgun sequence nucleotide sequence AATAGGAACATGTGTAGTCTTGGCCTGTAATACAAAATGATTTTTCTGCCCATATTATGTGTGGTTTTGTAGTATAAAAATAGTTGTAATGGTTTTGGAAATCCACAAACACATTCTAAATTATAGTGGAGTGGTATTGTGTGGTGTAAACTATTTCAGTACTGCACATTAATCTGAAATGCAGAGACGACAATTTCCtgcaaatatacatttattttagaaacAATTTTTTACAGCTCGACAGTTGACTGCTGAAGAGCAGTTTACATAGTAAATGGGAAGTGGAGTAATCATATAAACCTGTTCACCAAAAACAAATGTTCAGGATTTCACATCAATTACACTTCAGTGTAAAGTTATATATGCAGATTTTTGTAGCTTTAAACTTCTCCCTGCCattattggtctacatgtacctacaTCCACATCAACAGCCATCATTTGGTTGATTGGATTGGGGGTGGGTGAGTGTCAACATGTACAAACAAGGGTACCAGCACATTTATCCCCATCTAGTGGAAGACAGTCAGTACTGGCAGTGCTGTACAGTAACATGATAGACAGACTGTTTTTACAAAAATTACAGGAGTGTTGCACTGACAGATTCTATTTTAAATGAAACTGATTTACACGTGTACTGCAGTTGCAGTCGCTCTGTCACAGAAGTGACTGTACATGGCATTAACATGGCTTTTTCTTTGGTGGAATGcaattaaaatgtgtgtataaatgtgtatactgtatatgtgtaaACCTGGGCCACGTATGTGGTGATTAGGAGTGCCGCTATATTGGCTCAGTGAAGTCCTCTCCATGGTAAAGTCCGTAGTGGAGCTGTTCTTGCTGGGCTGCAGCCCAGGGCATCTGTAGGCTGCTGAAACGAGCTGCCCAGGTACCTTTAGGGTCCACAACCACTACTCCACCCAGACCCTCCACCCGTTCCTTCATGTAGGTCAAGGCCAGGTCACTTGCCTCCTCTGGGCTTTTTCCTGCAGAACagttattttgtttttactaTAACGGTCATCATATGAGTGCACATCAACTGGTCCACCAGAGGCCTGTCAGACAAAGCATGCCCTATTAAGACAGGTTCCTGATTAACACATGCAGCTGTGGTTAACTTTTAAGTTTTTCTGTTAACACATGTTTACATATTCAAGAGCAGTGCCCTTTTGGCTCTTCTATATCTTTTGGCACCCTCTATATAGGGTGACTATACGTTTACGTAAAAATGTGTCAAATGGGCTTCGGGAGGTCTATTCAGCtgccatcagtggctggagtccaagagagcacaattggtacTTAGCAATCATTTTGTTGCTGGAAAAGGGCTACACACATTTCCTTGCTGGAAAAGCCCTACAAAAGACTGGAGGGGTCCATGTCCATCAGAAGCCTGGACCTGACCCCAAGAGCTGTTTATGAGACTGAAACTTAACAGGCCCTGAAGTAGGTTAGGCATGCAGCATAAGTTGCCATGGTGATGTCTCAGTAAAACGTGACCCACTGTTGTgagccaaaaaaataaataaatccaagGTTCAATCTTGAATAGTGTCTGCTTAGTAAGTGTATATGCAACTTTACAGAGTCTATGTGCATACTGTTGCTTTTGcaattaaaaagaataaaatttaTACTTTATAAGTAAAGGAAAACATGTGATAAACATGTGATTTGATATCAATGCTATATTGataacaaataataacaaaaaataaatcagatgcTTATATTGTTCTTTATGTGGAATTTGTCAattagccattacattaaaaccaccaaacTGTGAAAGACATAAAGTAAAGTGAATAACCCTGTTCAGTGCTGTCTAATATATACCACTTCTTGACAAATACCATTATGGTGAGATAATCAGTCAGTCCTTGAAGTTAATTGGGAGCAGGAAACAAGTGTAAAGACCTGAGCAACTTTGACAAGGAGTGGTGACATACacggggtgttcccggtatgcagtggtcagtaccaaaaGTCATCCATTAAAGGACAAGTGGTGatccagtgacagggtcatgggctttCAAGACTCACTGATAGACATGAGCAGTGAAGGCTAGACCATGTTAattaaatgttatggctgattgtgcaCTGCTTATAGTGTTTTTCCCTATCAAAAAACATTCTTACTGTATTTAAGCTTatacaaaaatatttatatacacagtatAATCATATGTCAACATTTGATGGACATATTTAATTGCAAAAATGTTCAAGAGGTGCctaaattattgattatttttttaaaacaatgttaATCTCTGTTTGTTATTCTGGAGACAACTAACATTTTCCTGattggttttattgttattatttttccaGTTGGTGAAAAATAATAGTTAGGGATAGCTAGGAGGTTGTGCAATGACAGAAATACACATTGTACCATAGTATGATATAGCATACTTGTAATAGACTTGTtgatacaatatatggacaaacatgctgggacacctgcttattcattatttttttttccaaaatcaagggtattaaaaagtatcctgcttttgttggaatatcTGTCCTTACTgtacagggaaggctttctactacatttttgaggcttgctgtgaggatttgattgcatttagtgacaagagttttagtgaggtcacacatcaccttatccccaacttattccaaaaatgttagatggagcaccatcattccaccatCATTGCAATGCTCCACTAGGGGGCGGCATTGGGCTATACACTCCTATACacatctagcccacacctggcattaggcattgtgccaataggttgttGTTTATCTGCCTATTCTatacctattctattggaaatacttctctgcagggactagacaagctgtgtgaaggtgtcagcaatgggtgcaactgaaagtagctgaatgcattcattagaagtggtgtcctcaaacatttgaacatatggtGTATATTACCTTGTTCCATGTGGAAGAGAACAAGTCTCGAAAGAGTGACTTTCATGATGGCTTCTCCATGACCAGTGGGTGATACAGCCCCGCTCTGGTTATCTGCATAGCCTCCACAccctgaaacagaaacagaggCACCTGTTCAAAATGGACACTTTTGCTAATTTCTCTGTTATTTTAACCTCAAATAAATGGTTTGCCTAGAAATCTAATTTACTAAGTTTTAAAGTCTAGACATGCCATGTTTTaagccaaggcatgtttggtgtaggacatttgttttcttagttGTGCTGTAATTGCTACATGGCAAAAGTAGCTAAAAAGGAATTAAAGTGTTTGCCACCCAAAATTGAAGCCTCAACCAACAACATTTGGGATAAGACGGAACATGTGAACACTGTTTTGGGGGTAAGCCATTCCTTTATCATTATAATTACATTTCTGGCAGTACCATGCAACGGCAGATTACACTCCCCTGAAATCCTCAGTAAAACTGCACTCAATCAAAATcaatgtaattaaaaaacacactctacacactctcTACCCCTAAAAATCATGAAAGACGATATATAGTATCTAAATATAGAATATTTAGTATCTTTTGTATCTGACCAATGGGTGGCACTATCAGACTTTTTCCACAGAGCATGTTCATATATTTACAACACTGAAAAACAGGCTGAGATTATACTTTCATATACAAGTTAATGTTTGCAAAATGAAGATCAGTAGCTAAAAAGTATCCTATAATCAAATGTGTAATCCATATAAAGTATGAGTACTGAGAGTTATGTATTGGTGTGTTGCTTAGAGTATTGAACATGTAAAGTTAATACTTAACTCTGCAGGCTACTGAGCAGCTGAACACTACAGGTATTATTGCACGTCCAAAGGTAAAAGATCAACTGCTATCACAACCAAACCAGCACATTTCTGCCCAAGTACAGAAAACTCACTAGTCCTACTCACTATTACACATTCACAATTCTGACATTCTGCAACCTCCAAATTTTAAAACAAGACGAAGGTGAGGATCCTCTAATATAGATTCTGAGGGCAGAAATTGCTAACTCACCAACACAAGGCGTGTCTCCCACACGACCCTCCATTTTGTTGATTATGCCCCCTGTGGAGGTAGCACAGACCACATTTCCCTCCGCATCAACAGCTACTGCCCCAACTGTGCCCATTTTGCCCCTGCAAGACTCATGTAAAACACATATTGAGGAGGGCATATACACATAGCATGACTGAGTATGGTGTGTGGTCTTTTATGCTTAACACAGTCTACTTCAGAGTTGGCTGATCATACTTTTCAACTGAATGTCTATTTACTACATTTTGTCACTGttctgcaaaaaccttgttttgctgtttttttacttttgacaTTGAAATTGAACCTGACAGATGCTCTTTATATTATATGAACTAAAAAAAGTTCCAAAATGACAAATCtaataactttttttaattgacTTCTAAGAGGGTTTTATTCCTGTAAAGTTTTTTGGAGGTTATTAAATAGGAGATTGTAGATTATGTGTAAGAAATACATTTATGGAAAAACAAACTCTTACATCTGGTTCTCTACAGGGTTGGCACCTGGAAGCAAGTTCTTCCTCCAGCGCATCCTGGCGTAGTCTGTGATCAGAGACTCCTCATCCACTTCAGGGACACCCATGGCTCTGGCAAATTGCAAGGCCCCCTCTGCCGTCAGACACAAGTGACTAGTCTGCATAACAGAGAAGAATGAACCCCCTCAACCGGCAATAAATTACTATTGTAAATCAGATACAATAACAATAAGTTATGAAGTTGTGAATATTAATGCCAAGCATGTCGGTCTGGTTAAGTTGCCCCTTTTGGACCAGTCTTTTATAGTGTTGATGTTTGCTTTATTGTGCTTGATATGGAAATCTATTTTTTATCATCTTTGAGATCAGACATGATGAGGCATGTCCCAGCATTCTGCTGCATAATGCAGTCAGCTTTGATTAATTCTACCCTTGATGAAGACATActacaaagctgtaaaaaaataaataaataaagagctcAGCTAATGAGTTCCATGTCACACTCCTTAGTACTTGGTGTAGATGCCCCTTTCAAGGGAAACCGCACTAAGCATTttgcttaaatgtttaatgaGGCTGGGGAGCAAAACAGCAGCCCTAAACCATTCTTCCCTTCGGAAGTCACGTCTTTGGCATCCTTAGGTGTACCCATACGAACAGTCCTCTTTAAATTTCTGCCACTGGTCTTTCACTGGGTCAAAATTAAAAGCCTGAGATGATCAGCGCAAACTGACGCCACTGGTGTAGGTGAACAGACAGGCCAGTTTTGGTTTCACCACAGAATTGAACAGTCCATAAAAAGTTTAATTATTTTTGCTTTGCAAAAACTATAGCTAATTCTTTCCCAGAATAGATTTCCAAAAAATCTCTCATCGTCCCAAGCCTTAATCAGACAATTTTGAGTCTTTGGTTCTCTCAGTTTCTTTCTCCTATCTTCTTTAGAAGTATTCATGTCCATATTGGCTTACAACTGTTTAATTCTTATCTTATTCAAGGATTCCTgccacttaccttttacaattATGATCTGTCACCAATAAGACTGACTTATGAAAACTAAtgtaggtagagagagagaaaataatagTAAGGGGGTTTGAATATTATGGAGTACTTAAACTCTTACAAGGGTACCTTCTCCATGACCATCCTGGCGAGCTGGGTTGGGTTAGCCACTCTCTTAACTGCAGACACAGCACCACTGGCAAGAGTGCGTCCGTCCATCACCAGAGCATCCATCTCCACCTCCCCTTTCACATTCAACACTGACCCTCGACCTGAACCACATGAGTAAACACTCAATATATTTTCAATTCATTTGTTTCCTTTTTATAAACATATTTTACCTCTCAAGTATTACAATGCTTACAACATTAATCAGCAggtcattaatattattatcattattattagcagaagcagtagtagtagcccTCAGAATCAGTAGTTTTATCCATCATCTGTCTCTAACATTATTACCTGCATTAAACGCTGGGTTGTTCTCCATTATGGTAACAGCTTCTACCACAGCATCCATGGCACTCCCTCCGGACTTGAAAATGGCATAACCGGCCCGTGCTGCCTCATGTACCCCAGCACAGGAGATCTCAACTCGGTCCTTGGGAATGTAACCTGCACCTCCATGGCATACCACAACAGGTAACATGGGCGTGATTGGATTTGCTGAGCAAATGTCTGAGGTATGAAGACGTCTGTGCAACACATGAGACACAGATCATTTATAGTGTGCTGCTTTATTACTGATAGCCTGGAACTGTCTGTTCACATTTGTCCACAATTGAAGGTCACCATCACAAAAATGTACCACAGAACATGCTGCACAGTGTATTGGGTCATTACTGATGATTAAGCTATTTTAAGAtgaattatattgtatataagaAAGGGAGGTATTAATCAGACACGCTGACTTTGTACCACAAAGCTGGAGTGTTCCTGCTATTGTAGCATTGAGCAAGTAAGCACATAATCTCTAGCTTCCACCATGTGACAGATCACTGTTACAAAATGGATTTACTTACTTACAGGTTATCTGTGCTAGCGTCAagccttttttaaatgatgaatTTCAATTTTCAATTTGCTTTAtctctgccaaaaaaaaaaacagaatgtaaTTGCTTTGAAAGGTTAGCTTGGTTGGTTATTGCACAACTATTTGTAACTATTTCTCATATTAattaactactattactaacaaAATAGCAGGAAGATTACATGTTTGCTAATATAATCAATTGAGAGAGTCCGAGTGAATTGAACTGTGaactgtgtattggcaagaaccagCCAATACAATTAGAACCACAATACaggggttatatatatatatatatatatatatatatatatatatatatatatatatatatatatatatataaataaaatagtagGGAAAATGTCATAGTATGAAAACACAATCATCTGTGTAAactctgagtaaaagaaaagtttaatTTTTTATACAATTGAGAGTACAACACTGATCTCTGGTGGCCAGAGTtcaaacacaacataaaataaACCACCAATGTTTTGATACTTTaatatactgatattgatattgTTGCATCGAGacacttaaataataatattgttttccATTGCTTCAAGTTCTGGAATACTTCTAGTATTACAGTCTATGTGTGTTCAGCTGTAGCTGTCATAGCCAGACATTAAAGAACAATGCTGGAATATGTTGTTGTGAAATATAATGTTGCCTCAAAGCAACACCGGCAGTGACTCAGAATGCTGACTTTTCATGTTGTGTCATTTTCAGATCTCATGGCCTGATGTGCTGACACTAGTTAACTGCACTTTACTGCACATCACAGACTAAAGAATTTCAGCTCTGCAGACGGAAATGATCGATCATGATCATGAGACTAGGTCAACAGTTAAGCGCTCCTCAGCAAATCGTCTACCCGAATCCACCTCAGGGTGCTGTGGCTCTGCGAAACTCCCTGAGGAGCAATTCATGTGAAAAACGCTCGACGTTTCTCGACACGTAAATAATCTATTTAGCATTAAATGACTTCTGTGCAGTGTGCGACACTGTGCTGCAATATTTACAGGCGGTCATAACAAAACTCGCTAATCAGATCTTTTCATTCACCAGGAATAATAAAAAGAGGCCGTATAGTCACAGCTGACATCTGCATGCAGGTGTATACTGGCGAAATCACCATTCCTCCTAACATTTCAGAGCTACGTCGATTATATGAAATATGCTAGGTGCGATTTTAAGATACATTTCTTACCAGCGTTGACTGAAGAGGAAGACCAGACGAAGGAAAAGAGATGACCAACCAGTGACACCGAGCTGCGTCAGAGCGCATCACGATGTCAAAATAAAGGTTTTCAATGTATTTACAAAAACGTCACgtgatatataatatttatgtctttgggcacccttggccaaatCACAATTATTTGAAaaacagtaaacacagccttaGTGGTTAATTCAGcataaaacaattttttttttttttttacaaaatacaaacgCAGAGTTACTCTGACTTTCATTACAtacaaaaaatctaaatcaatgtggcctgtgcaaaaagGGTCAGCCAAAAGGTGACCTCTAGTTCTAAGCTGCAAatgttatattatgtataatatatgtaaaatattaattatgcaaattaccTTAATTATATTAAGGTGTTTCTCCCCAGCATCAAAGAAGAACCCCTCAGTGTGAAGCAGAAGTAAGGAGGACCCTCAGGAGGATCAACCTCCGGAAAGCTGCTGACCCAGACAACATCTCCGGACAGGTGCTATGGCAGTGCGCCGATCAGATCTCTGAGGTCCTGGCGGACATCCCTCATCCAGGCAGTCGTTCCCACCATAATCCCGGTCCCCAAGAGTTGTGCAGTGACAGGTCTGAATGACTACCGGCCAACAGCCCTCACTCCGATAGTCACGAAAtgcccacatcaaagccacCATCAACTTCCTGTGGATCCACACCAGTATGCTTAGAGGAAGAATCGATCCACAGAAGATGCCATTTCCTCTGCTGTCCACACTGCCTATACCCAACTGGAGCAGAAGGACTTCACATCCCCTTTTACCACCATGATACCCCAGACCCTGACAAATAAACTCTCCTCACTTGGTCTGAACCCTTCACTTTGCAACACAGGCCACAGTCTGTGAGTGGAGAGTGCAGTGGAAGTGGTCTCCAGCAGGTACAGGTACTTGGGTGTGCACCTAAACAACAACCTCACCTGGATCAACAACACTTCCAGTCTGGTCAGAAAGGCACATCAATGACTTTACTTCATCAGTCGGCTGAGGCGAGCTGGTCTCCTGGGCTCCTCACCTCCTTCTACAGACGTGTGGTGGAGAGCGTCCTGTGCTTGGAAGCTGCTCTGCTGCATACCAGAAAGCTCTGCAGAAGGGTGGTGAAGGCTGCACAGAGGTCAGTCGGAGTcagcctccccaccaccacggaCATCTGCACCTCCAGATGCAGGAAGAGGGACACCTGCAtcatgaaggaccccactcacccAGCACACTCACTTTTTGTCAAGTTCCCTTTAggtaggaggctgtggagcATTAAGTGTAAAACGCCAAACACACTACACTGACTCTTTTCGAGGACACTTAGACACTTGAGACTTTATTTACACTTGGTCACTTTATTATGTTACTGCTACTTATTCATTCATGctgctattttatttattcaatattgCTCTTTGGgagtaactgggaccttgagatcacaATTTAATTCCatcccatgtaccacatgtgatgcaaaTTACAATAAAGTCTCCTGTATCCTGTGTCCTGTAGTCCCTAGTGGATTTTATGGTACATTCTGTATCATTCTTTCCTTCACCTGTGCAATATTGCCAATGCCTGTAGTGACACCACAACCCAGATCCATCCACATGCTTCACAGTTTTATTCTTCAAATATACCTTTACTGATTGTGGCCACAGACTTCTATTTTGACTTCACCAGTCCACAGTCCGCAGAACATCTAGGGAACTCATCTGTCTATATGTTCTGTAGCATaccttaaatgtttttttcttgttgttgttgttgagggGGGGGGTTCACATGTAAAGTTTCTTTCTCATGAGGTTTGTGTCAGCAGTGCACCACTGTTTCGACTGAGCTGAAGTTTCTTGCAGGTTCCTGGCAGTCCTAAGAGGATGATTtacctgtcttaccagcatactAGTATTTATTGTATCTGTTTTTACTTAGTTTTCTTGGTCTCATCGATCTCAtattgacctccacagttcccctgaactgctcTTTCTTAATGCCAGTCTGCACTGTACAAACCGCAAGCTGAAAAAGCTTCCATTACGTCCATTTCCAGATAGTTTGACAGTTCCATACAGAAGCCCATGCTTAAAGAGTGTTCAGTCAGAGAATTTATAAAACCTGGCTAATTGATTCGTctgacagttcctaattacaatTGGTGACACACCTCAAGACTGATCTGCTTATGATGATCTTAAACATACATATAAATGATTTTTGCTACAAATGTGTTTATTGAAAAAGTAAACCATGTTCCATCCCAAGCTAAACAAGTAGTATTATTtagccctttaccctctctgctccccgggcgctggagttggctgcccaccgctctgggtgtgtgtgtgtactcactgcccctaacacatgtgtgtgtgtgagtgtgtgttcactaccagatgggttaaatgcggaggacacatttcgctgtacagtccacactgtacagtgacaaatacgtgcacctttacctttacctttacctttataaccTGTATTATTGCTGACatgcacaatatatatatatatagttttaagtTGTTCAAAGTTTTTTATTTGCTTACTTGCATTTAGGAAAATGATGGTTAGACCTCACTCTGCAGGAAGGCTGTTGATTTAGTTGTTTCTGTTTCACAGTATACCTTTCAGTTTTTGAAACAGGCGAAGAGCAGCCGCCGCTGGCCATGGTACTGAAACCGCCCGTTTTGTTGAACGATACCACAGGGGGCCACAGGGTGTATATCTTTTTACCATGTGCATATTCTTTAAAACAGTATCAGAACACGTCCTGGTGTCTTTCTCACCATTACACCCACTATATAACCCATAAACAGTGAGATATGTGGTATGGTACCCTCACTCATGCTCGAGgactttctttccatgtatggTTGTCCTTTCGTCATTGTCCAGTCAAAGCAAAGTCCACAGATGGCAATAACGATAATGATGATGTCTGTAGCTTCGTACTGCGCGAAGCTGCTCTCGTGCACGAGCCCGGAGGCTTCAACTGAGAAGGGAGTGGGGGGTGGTGAGGGGGTGGTCGAGTATGGGAGATGCGTCACCAGCGCGCTGTGATTGGAAGAGAAGTAGATGAAGGGGAGGGGGAATATGAGAGGTCGCGTGCGCGAACGGTGAGCCCCCATCCATTCTCAAACGAGTGTGCACGCGTCTTCGTGCGGAGGATGCGCGCGCTCGAGGGGCTGCGGTCCCATTGACTGTTCGGTCTCCCTGACAGCGGCAGGCTCGCGCGCAGTCGCGGCtctgagaaaacacacacacacacacactctgagagagagggagagagaaacgcACTGAGAGCTTGCCCTCGGTCCACGACGCCGCGCGCATCTCTCTCAACTGAGAACAAAAGGCGCCCGATAGACCTCCTCACCGCGCGCCACCTTCTCCAGGAGCAGAGATGGGCTTCCAATAACTACTAGAACCTGGAGGGgagaggcaggcaggcaggcaggcgggCGGGCGGGCgggcggggggtgggggtgggggtccagaacgagaggaggaaaaaaagccGTATAGGAGGAGGAGGTAGAAAGCACAACAGTGGGCGCCCCGCAACCATGGACGGTCCGCCAGCGCTGGCGAGCACGAGCAGCGCCCGCTGAGCCCACCGAAACGGACCATGTCGTGATCGGGCCGGGCTTCTCTTTCTGCACAGCGCTGGGGATCTGACATCAGAGAGAGCTGCGAGCCGCCAAGGAGGGCTAAAACATGTCGGCCTCGGTGGGGCCCCGCGGCGGCCCTCGCCCACCCACAGCGCCGCCCTCCATGCCCGAGCTGCCGGACCTCAGCCACCTCACCGAGGAGGAGAGGCAGATCATCATGGCTGTGATGGTTCggcagaaggaggaggaggcgaaGGAGCAGGCCATGCTGAGGTAAGACTGGAAGACACGACCGCTTGTTCGCAGGCGTTTgtggaaggggagggggggcttGGTGGACCTGCGGCAGCTTTCGTGAGTTATGTAGCCTAGCGAGTGCTCAGAGGAACAGATTGCCTCAGTGTGAGTTTTTAAGCATGTTTATGAGTCTCTCGTGCAGAGGCAAGGggtatgtctgtctgtttggCCGTCCTTCTGTTCAAGAACTTCAgcaccccctcctcccctcccctgTCCGTTATGGAACCTTGTGTTCTCGCTGCTACAGTGCTGTTCACCAAGGTCCCCGTGCAGTGTAGATCTAGCTACATGCAAGCTCCAGTGCTCTCAGCACAGACCCTGAAAGGAACGAGGCTCAGAGTGGGCTGGACCTGGGCTGGAGAGATGTTCACACGTCTCCGGGACTCTGTCCTGGCTGGAACGGGACAGGCAGTAAAGAAAGAATAAGGAGATCAGTGAGGGGGAGATGATCACTGTGTGTGACCGTGAAAGCGCGGCTCCAGGTGCAACTCGCTCACTTCAGCGGAAAGGGGTGTGTCGATATGTGGGGAAACACAGAGCACTGAGTCCCTGCAACATCACGCCTGGTTGTGAGGATTCCGTGTCTCGGTTCACACACACCGCTAACGTAATGTTACCGCACCCCCAGCTCATGCTCAATAGCACGGTTTGGGAAGCCAGATTGCACCGCAGCTTgcatcttacacacacacacacgcgcgcgcgcgcgcacactggtgtaaacacacccagacGTTGCTTCATTCTTAGATATGAATGAAGCCATCAGGGGTGTAGACCCCAACACAGCAGGAGAGCCTCATGGCAGAGTGGGCACTGAGCTGTGTGTGGTGGTGTATACAGAAGCATTCATGAACAAGCTCAGGACTGATGAATGGGAACGGCCGCTCGTGGTTGTTGTTAAGCATAATTAATCAATGGCCATCTTATCCTAATCGAAACGGCGTGAAGGAATCACGTCTCCTTGCTTTGTCACGACCAAATCGCCGTGCCTCGTCATCGTGACGCTCGGGTTCGTCTTAACCCCTTCAGCGGATGGCTAttttcagcagcagtgtggGAAGCGTTCAGAGTGGCACTGATCAAGCAGTGCTAGATAGGTAGTGTTTTGTAGGTCCATGAAGCTTTGAGCTGtcctgtgaaagtgtgttcagtTTAGCCCCCCGGTCCGTTATGGAAgcgtgtgttctcactgctccAGTGCTGCTCACCAGCTACATTTAGCTACATGAAAGATCCGGAGCTTTCAGCACAGATCTCGGTGACTGAGCTCGATGTGTTATTCTATCTGCTCGTTTGTTCGAGGAGATGTTCACGCA carries:
- the asrgl1 gene encoding isoaspartyl peptidase/L-asparaginase, whose translation is MLPVVVCHGGAGYIPKDRVEISCAGVHEAARAGYAIFKSGGSAMDAVVEAVTIMENNPAFNAGRGSVLNVKGEVEMDALVMDGRTLASGAVSAVKRVANPTQLARMVMEKTSHLCLTAEGALQFARAMGVPEVDEESLITDYARMRWRKNLLPGANPVENQMGKMGTVGAVAVDAEGNVVCATSTGGIINKMEGRVGDTPCVGCGGYADNQSGAVSPTGHGEAIMKVTLSRLVLFHMEQGKSPEEASDLALTYMKERVEGLGGVVVVDPKGTWAARFSSLQMPWAAAQQEQLHYGLYHGEDFTEPI